The genome window TCCTTGTTAAAATGACTTTctcggtggtgcacgcctttaatcccagcactctggaggcaggctgatctcggagttctaggacagccagggctactcagaaaaccaaccaaacacacgCTTTATCTAGCAAGGAAATGGAAAGCATCTTAGTGGGATGTCCTGCCCTCATGCCCTCGTGTTTTGCTTTCCCAGATAAACAGTCGAACAGTGCTTCCTTGGAGACTCTGTTAGCACTTCTTCAAGCAGAAGGAGCcaagattgaggaagacactgaggTAAGGTGGGGCGACCTTGGGGGAATACCTCGGGCCGCATTTCTGGGTCACCTCGTTCAGTCAGTGGACCTGTTTCCTTCAGGACACGGGAGCCCCACACCTCCACTGCCAACAGATGGCACTTCCCAAGCACACGGGGCTGAGGGCAAGTGGGGATATTGGCCTCTGGCTAGAGAACGTGCTAGCGCTGACCCAGAGGAGGGTGTGTATGATGCTCTGCCAGTCTTTTAGATGCCAGTGGCTGAGGCGTCTGCTGTGGTCAGTGAGTCAGCTGGTCACTGCAGAGCCTTTCAGACACGGCTGGCTGAATACATGGTCAGAGCCCTGTCAGGGAGGAAGTGAGTCAGGGCTGGCGCAGGGCGCCCAGGTCAGGCTATGCTGGTCTGACTAACCGTTAGGCTTTGGTGGGCCCTGGTAGCCACAAGCAGGGTTCTCTGCTGCTGATCTGTTCGGGTGAGTCATTTGGCCAGGTGCAGCCAGGTGGAAACCAGAGGGCAGAGCCTGGGCCGTGGCCATCTCTGGAGGAGAGAGCTGGTGGCCCAGGACTGTGTCGTCGTAAGGCCAGCCCTGCCAGCCCTGCCACCTGTCTGTTGCCACCTCATCTTCCTGTGACTCTGCTTGGTGAAGGCGCCTGCCAGCATCACCCAGACCCAGGCGCACCTCCAGGGTGTGCCGCTCTGAGCCCATGGCAGAAGACGGGCATTGAGGAATATTCCtggacgggggtgggggtgagggatgggcGGGTGCTGCAGGGAACGGAGAACCCCTTTCCCATTGCCTGGACTGTGAAGGGAGCTTGCTTCCTAACAGCTGGCTGGCCTGTCTTCTAACCAGgtttctcctcctgcttcttgtAGAACATGGCGGAGAAGTTTCTGGATGGAGAGCTTCCTCTAGATGCCTTCATCGACGTCTACCAGAGCAAGCGGAAGCTGGCGCACATGCGACGCGTCAAAGTGGAGAAGCTCCAGGAGCTGGTGCTGAAGGGACAGAGACTCCCACAGGCCGGGGCCCCAGTAGCACCCAGGGTGCCCGAGCCATCAGCTGCCACCCCCCTGCCCTATCCCCCTCTGGAGGCCACCGGCCTGCCTTCTGTCGTGCCTCGCCgcatccccccacctccacccccggTGCCTGCAGGACACATAGCCACCCCATTCACTGCTGCCATGGGCTCAGGACAGGCGTCTGCATACCCAGGATTACAGTGTCCACCTCTGCCCCCCAGGGTGGGCCTTCCCTCTCAGCAAGGATTCTCTGCACAATTGGTGTCGCCATACCCGCCAGCCCTGCCCCAGAGACCCCCTCCACGGCTGGCTCCACACCAGCCAGGCTTCATCCTCCAGTGAGCTCCGGGGTCTCTTCTTCCTGCAAGACACCCTTTGCCTGCCATGCCAAGCTCTGCAAATGTAGGCTGTGGAGTCCAGCATCTGGGCCAGTGGCGTGGGTGCCCTGGGCCAGGGTGTCCATCTGATTTTAGAACTGTAGGGCCATGGTAAGTAATAGAGAACGAGTCTTGTGGACCAAGGGAGTTCTGTTTGTGCCTGGCCACAGGCCGTTGATCACATCAGTCTGTGTTCTGGGTGTGATTTCTAAGTATCTAGTGTTGATGGACTTGAGCGTTTGGGAGGATAAACCTCCCCTCCAGTTGAGAATCAATGCCTCCTGTTGCAGCTTTATTTAATAAGCATGGTTAATTAgatctgttttattttcaagtcttggtccacagctgctgtggTAAAGGCTGGTTTGCACTGGCCAGCCTGGGACATGCGCCCACAGCCAGGCCTTGCCGGCAGCCATCCGTCATCGATTCTCCCTCCCGCCAGACTGGATGGCCTCTGGTTCAGAACCGTGAGCAGACTTTGCACTTGGCTGCTGTGTGCAGAGGCCGGGAGATTTGCACAGCACAGTCCTcagccctcccctcccacctcatgACGGTTTCTGTGAAAAAAATACTCAGTGTTTTTACTACACTTGTAATTTTCCTGTTTTATATTCGGAAAGAAAACTTTTCTGACTCTCTCAAGACCATTCAgggaaactttttttaaaaaacgcaGATACTGTTTCGAGCTGGTTCAAAATGCAGATTTATTGAGTGCCGCTTCCCGTTGGGAGAGCAGGTCACGGTCACATCCGTCAGTGCCCGTGCTGTGCCTTAGCTTCCCCTGGTGCCAGGGCTCAGAGGCCTGCAGTGTGCCAGCCATGGCTGCCCTGTTGGGCCCACAGTCAGGCGGGGCCCTGGCGGGTCTCCCTGCTGTGATAGGTCCGAGAAAACCCATCCATCTTCAACCAGGTACTCCTGGGCAGTGTTTGATGATGCCGCCGCCCGTGCTGCGGTGTTGGCCAAGGGCATGGGAGGGCTTTGGGGAAAGCCTCCCCCCCCACCCACGGGATTGTCAGCAgcggctccttcctctctgggaTCTCATCTGCCACTGCCATGTGCAGAGTTCCCAGGGCCCAGGAGGGGTAGGGGCAGCACCCATCCCTGCTCCCAGAAGAGGGCCCTGTGCCTGTTGGTAGGGCCATTTCCTTCCCCCTGCCAGCTGGCTGCTACCCAAGGTGACCGAGCCAAGGCAGAGCTGATTAGAGAGCCTGTCCCTGGCAGGGCCACCAGCCTTTGTCCCCAAGTCGTGTACTCTGACCGTGGACTTGGACTCCTCCCCACTGGAACTAGTCAGTAAAGAGACAAAGCTGTGTGCCACCTTGACTCCTCTGCCACCAATGCTATCAGGAGTGCCCAGTACCCGGTCACGGGCTGCAGCCACCCGGGGGCTCCAGGTGGATGTGGTGAAGGGGCTGCCAGGCTGACCGCCATCACTGCCCAGAGCCATCGCTGGCACCAGGGTTGTAAAGCTGTAGAACTCTTAATAAATTGAGAATTATTCTTTTCAGTTTGTTGCATTTcttacttcatttttcttccagCCTGCCACTGCTTTACCTGGGGATGTTCGTGACATGGTTCTAGAATGTCAGTGACCACTGGTCCAGCGGGGGCAGGGACTGTTGTTGGATTTCAAACAAAAGCCTCATggctaggcagaggcaggaggattgccgagttccaggccagcaagggctacacagacccatctcaaaaaaacaaagctgtGGTGTTCTGGATCCCTGGCCCTAGCTATAGggctttttggttgtttttctgactgtcctggaactcgctctgtagcccaggctggccttgaacgcagagatccgtctggctctgcctcctaagtgctgggattaaaggtgtgcgccgccacgcCTGGCTAGGctcttgtattttaaatatagcaGTAACAGAAAAACTGTTTCTGACATAGGACTGAGATTGCAGCCACAGAGCTGGGGCAGTGTGCTGAGGGCGACTTCTCCCACTGTCCCGAGTCTGTCCACAGGCCTGTGCAGCTGATGAGGTAGCTAGGGCACCAGCTGTTCCCCAGGGCGGGTTTCGGGGCTCTAACATTTCGTTTCAAGAACAGTGTCCTCTCCCACACCAAGCCCCGCCGGGTGCTGCTTCATGACAGTGAGGGAGGGGTCTTGCCACACTCCTGTGCCTTCAGGTACATGCCACCCTCAGCTGAGCTGCGTGCCTGTTtgactgtgtgtgtctgctgcCTCTGGTTGACCTGTGTACCCTGTGACCTGTGCTCTATTGCCTTTGCTGAGCTGTGTGTCTGGACCACACAGCCCCTACAAGGGGCTATCGCATGACCTTCTGAGGAAGATACTCACACAGCCCTGTGATGACACACAGGAGATGCCTGTGGTCATattaggaagaagaaagcagtCCGCCTTGAAAAAGAACCTGGTAATTTCTTTCATAGTCGCTAAAGCAGCTTAGAGCCAACTTTGTAGGCCTTCCCTATATGTCAGACTTCACAGtaatttgagggttttttgtttgttttccaaagacagggattctctgtgggacacagctctggctgttctggaactcactctgtagaccagcctgtctctgcccccaggtgttgggattaaaggtgttcaccatcactgcctggtgaTTTATGAGTCTTTATGACAGACCTACTGGATCTTTTTCTCCCCCTTGGACCCTCTTTACTTACAAGTGGGACCAGAGAAGGATGGTGAATGATTGGAGGCGCGGGGCTGACTTCTGGTGTAGGATCCCTGTGATGACTAGTCTCCAGTTCCGGTCTGGAGCCCCAGGATGTAAGGTCAGAAGGACCCTTTGGGTCACTAGCTTAGCTTGGATCAATTTTCTCTGGTTTGTAAATATGAATAAGAAGTGTTTGAGGTTCTATAAAAACATAATTCAGACCTGGCAGCCAGCTCCATTAGCCTCACACTGGAGATGAATTTGCAAAgcacttgaacacacagaagttGGACTGCCCCAACAGCACGCATTGTTCTTGGGTCCTATAAATGCtgagtgtggggaggaggggccCCCAGCCACCTCTGTTGAGGCTGTAAGTTGAGTGATGATCTCTGGAACCTGGAGCATGTGGCAAAGAGGTCACAGTCCTCACCCACCAGCGCAAACCCTAGAAGTCTGGAAACTGCCAACTGTAACCAGGACAAATGGTCACAGATGTGGTGCCCTGGTCTTAACCCCTGGTGAGGACCTGGGGAGAGCATAGGGCTTTCAGGCTGGACTAGCAGTAGCCGGCCTCAGTTAGGGCGgccttgggggtgggaggggacgGCTAGTTCAGCCTGTAGTAATGGCGCTTGGTGATAGCCACCAGCTCAATGTCTCCCCAGGTTCTAATGTCAACTGTGGCCTCCTGCACAGGGCCAgggcctctgtgtgtgcatccGTGGGAAATGAAAAGCCTGGCGCAGGCCCTCACCAGGTCAGTGGTGACAACAGTCAGGGATTTATTGCCAGGGGAACTCAAACACAGGGACCAGACAGGGCAAAGGCGCTGGCTCCCTCCCACAGCCCCGGACCTTGGCCCATGGTTGGTAGCCTTCCCAGGGCACAGGGCAGGCAGCTGGAGAGAAGCTGGGCACGTATCCAGTCCTGCTGCTGTCTCTATTGGCGGCCTGGATATCCCCCACCCCAACCATTCCCCCTAGGCTCGAGAAACACAAATTTATTCAAACTGTCGGGGGCAGGCAAGGCCAGGCCTCCAAGTCTGGGCTGTTCCACCTGAGGGCCCCACAGGAACTCCTGAGTCCCCAGAAAAGTGGGCTGTGGCTTCTGGTTTTTTAGCTTCTTACTGAGCTGAAAGGCCCCAGCTTAGGAGGGCTGAAATCTACCCATGAAGGTGGGTGATAAAAAGCCACACTAGTGAAGGCAGccaggccaggacacagaaatCAGGAAGTGGAGGGTGGCTGCAGAGTCAGGCTGGAAAGGGAGACCGGCCACCTGCTGCCAGGCTCCCAGACAGCCCAGTTTCCTGGGGCTCCGAGCATGGATGTCCTAGCACCAGGCCCCCAGAGGATGACACAGCATAGCCCACCTGCTCTCCTTTGAGGGCCACATCCCCCTGGTCCCCAAAAGCCAGCAGAGGACCCTCTTTCTGTTCACTTACAGCCTTAGACTTTTGAGTTCAGAGGCAGGGAGGCTCCTGGCATATGTGGCCTTTTCCCAGTGTGCTGACTAGACTTAGGAAGAGAGGACACGATATTCACACCATCCCAGATATTCGCTGCATTGTGGCTCAGGCCTGCTGGGTCCCGGCTGCTCTGGGCAGTTCCTACCTAAGATAAATAGACTCAAATCCTGATGAACTATCCCACGGAGCCGAGGCCTCTTCAGCTGGTGAAGGCTGGGGCCTTGGGGATACTGCTTTGGGCTCCAGGTGCAGGCGTTGGAGGACTCTCAGAGGCCCCTTGACCATTGCCAGATGGCTACATGAGGCCCAGGCATGACCACCAGCCATCCTGCTGAACCCCTTAGAGGGCCTAGTAGTTCACGAGTTGAGCTGGGTAGACACCATCCTTTTTGTTGAGCTGCAGGGGACAAAGATGAGGTGTCAGTAGACGAAGCCAGAAGCACATGTACCATCCAGGTGCAGACACACCCCTGTGCAcgctcatgtacacacatacacatgctctcCTCCCGAACCCAGCACTGATGCCTGGCACCTGGTTGTCTGGCCTCGGGGCTATGCTGGGTTTCTGGGCCAAGGGTGGCTTCTTGGTGGCCGAACTTCGGGGGGCTGGGCTGGGTCTGCTGGGTTCTTGCTCCCCAGGTGTCCCCATCACCCCGGCCAGTACATAGTGCTGCTTACGCAGCTCCCCCAGCCGCACACGCTCCGCCTCCAGCGTCTTCTCCAGCTCCAAGACTCGCACCTGCAGGCCACAAAGCCAACTCAGTGCTGCCCGAGTCCTGGGCCTTTTCTGGAGATCCTCTGAAGAGGGAGCCTGGCTGCTGGCACGAGGTGCTCACCtgtgtctccatctcctgctTCTTCAGCTTGATGAGGGACAGGCCGGAGAAGTCCATGGTgtctgtgttgggggaggggggggggaggagtaaGCTGAGTGAGCTCTCCCACCCGCTCTGGGAAGCCCCTTTGGGTACCCAAGCACTCGCCTCTGTCCTCGATCTGCTCCTGGCCCGACCTGGTGGAGGCCACCACGTTGGCGGCCCTCTCGTTGACAGTGCGGGAGCATTCCTGCAGGCGGCTCAGGTGGGTGCTGTGCTTGTCCGCTTTCACCTGCAGGGAGCAGAGTGGGCACGGctgtgttcaaggccaggccTGACGCAGCGCCTGGAGTGGGGCAGCAGTGCAGCCTCCCTCACCTTTGAGGCTGCCACCAGCTGGGCTGTGCTGGCTGCAACCTCATGCGAGCAGACCATGAGTTCCTCGTACTTGCCCATGTGAAGCACCACCTTGTCAGCCGACTCCCTGAGGGATGCGGGCCAGTCAGTCTGGGTCTCTGCACCGTGAACAGCAGGGCAACCCCAAACACCAGACCTTAGTGCctggccaccccacccccacctgggGTGACATACACCAACTGTGTGGCTCCCCAGCCCACTGCCTTGGAGGCAGAGATGAGGCCTTCGGTCCACCGTGAATTCTTGGCATAAAATTCCTGTTGCGTGGCTGCCCCCTAGTGGTGATGAAAGGACAAGACAGGATCAAGGTCATTACAGGTAGGAATGGGTGCCCAGAGAGTGTCCCCTGAAATACAAGGCATATCCCTGAAGCCTCCCAGAGGTGTGGGGATTTTTAGCTGTGGCAACCAACACTGTATGGTGGGGGGTCTCATGCACAAAGGGGTCAGGGCGTCTGAGGTTATGTCTCTTGCTGACCCAGCCAGGGAGACTGCCAGACCACAGCCCGTCCTGCTCACCCTGCCACTCTCCACGATTTCCTTCTGTAGGCTGGTGGAGGTCATCACGAGGAGCCGGATGGCCTGCCAAGACCAAGATGTGGCTTTCCAGGTGGTTCTGACACAGAGCCTGCCCTGGggtcacccacccacccacccactgcaCTCACCTTCATCAGGTCTGTGCAGGAGTTGAGGATCCTGAGGAGGGGCAGGGAAGAAAACAGACAACGCTGCAGTGTGGCCTTGTGACATCATGCAAGACTCAACCACAGCAGGGCAGGGGACATGTGCAGCCTCGTGCCCAGTCCTCTTTCTGGACAGCGCAACAGTCAGGAAGGTAGAACACCCTACAGACCCGAGGAAGTTGCTTTAAACTGGGGCTTTGGGGATGGAAGCAGTACTTACCTCTCATTGACCTCCAGTTTCACTCCGGAGCTCTCGTGGCGGGCCTGGTTCATCATGTCCTGTCCCCAGTGACAGAGAATGAGCCAACGGATTGCAAGAATATTCTGTCTATCCCAGCTCAGATGCAGCCTCCAGCCCATTAGCTCCCACAGGAGCTGGGGGAGTCCTGATGATCAGTTCTCACCTCAATCCTCCGCACAGCGTCCTCAATGGCTGCCGAGGTGGCGGCCATCTCCTTGTCAACCATGGCCCCTAGCTCCTCCTGCCGCACGTCCAGACTCTTGGGCTTCAGGTCCTGGGATGGGAAGAGTCAGACAGGTAGATTGAACCTCATCGAGGCCCAGGGAAAGATGTTCAGGGAACAGCAGACTAGGTGGCGGTGTGCAGGTCCAGCCCTGTTTACTGAAACCGCAGGCTATGAGCATGCGCACCTCCTTAGCCTAGCTCATGGCCGGAACAGAGGTTAGCCCCGCTTCAGGCCGCCCTCTGCCTTGGCTGCACACCTCACCTGGCCTAACTGAAGAATACCCTGCAGGGGGGTGCGCATCAGGCTGGGCTGTGCCCTCGGTAACACTGTCCGGTCCTGCAGCTGTCCCATAAGCTCGAGAGCCCGGGCTCCACATTCCCTGCAAGTGTCAATCAGGCCTGTTGGGGTTAAGGGAAGGTCTGTGAGGGAAGCCTTTGCTTTAGAGTCCCAGATAAGGTCCCCACATACCCTGGCCCACGACCTGACACAAGGACTTGTCCCTGCTACACTGTGAAGACCCCTGTGGGAGACAGGAGGAAGCAGCCAGGCTTACGGTCAGCAGGGTCGGTGGGGGCCAGGTGGGAGGTCGCACCACCATTGACGATGGTGTCCGCAGCCAGATGGGAGAAGCGGGTCAGCGCTGCCACCAGGGCAGAAGCATCTGCAGAAGGTGAGGCCAAGGTTGTGGGGGAGCATCAAAGTATCTGTATTGTTTTCTCGGTGAGCTCGGGCCAAGGCTCCAGCACCCCAGTATATGGATGAGAACAGAGGGGGTGCTAGGAGGCAACAGGTCATTTACCAAGTCAGGGGGAGTGACCCCAGGCCCCTTGCTCCCTCTACTTCCTGCAGACACCCCCTGACCAGAGTTAGCAGGCACAAGGCTCCGAGTGGCAACAGGTTTTCTGGAGAGGTGCCTGTCACCCCGAGAACCCCCGCCACCAGGCAGCTTCAGGAACCTACAGAGACTACTTCTCTACTCACCCTCAGAGGAAGTCAGGTACTGGGTGTGGCCCTTCTCCAGGGCACTCACCGTGTCCAGGGCTGCCTGGGCCCGGCTCACCAAGTAGTCTGCAAGAACAGGGAAGAAGTGTGAGGCCTCAGTCCCTGCCACCTGCTTCTCAAGGGTGGGGGACAGGAGCAagcttccctgatggctaagcaGCTCTCTGCACTGGAGGGCAGGCAGGAGGGGCCTGAGCAGACCTGGAGAGCTGGTGCAGCGCAGGTGCAGAGGGTCATCCAGCT of Onychomys torridus chromosome 22, mOncTor1.1, whole genome shotgun sequence contains these proteins:
- the Vps37b gene encoding vacuolar protein sorting-associated protein 37B, with the translated sequence MAGAASESRFAGLSLMQLHELLEDDAQLGDMVRGMEETQTVQLNKDMTLASNRSLAEANLSYQPQLDAQKARLTQKYQELQVLFEAYQIKKTKLDKQSNSASLETLLALLQAEGAKIEEDTENMAEKFLDGELPLDAFIDVYQSKRKLAHMRRVKVEKLQELVLKGQRLPQAGAPVAPRVPEPSAATPLPYPPLEATGLPSVVPRRIPPPPPPVPAGHIATPFTAAMGSGQASAYPGLQCPPLPPRVGLPSQQGFSAQLVSPYPPALPQRPPPRLAPHQPGFILQ